In the genome of Nonomuraea sp. NBC_00507, the window CCCGACCGGCCCGGTGTGGTGGCCGCCGTCTCCGGCCTGCTGGCGCGGCACGGATGCAACATCATCGAGAGCCAGCAGTTCGGCGACAGGGTCGCGCAGCGCTTCTTCATGCGCGTGCAGTTCGCCGGGCCGCTGGGTGAGGACGAGCTCAACGCGGACTTCGCGGCGCTGGCGCCCGACTTCGCCATGGAGTTCACGGTGCGCGGCGTGGCGAGGAAGCCGCGGGTGCTGATCATGGTCAGCAAGTTCGACCACTGCCTCAACGACCTGCTCTACAGGGTCAAGGCCAAGACTCTCGACATCGACATCGTGGCCGTGGTGTCCAACCATCCCGACCTGCGGCCGCTGACGCAGTCGTACGGCATCGACTACCACCACCTGCCGATCGCCGCGGGGACCAAGCTCAAGCAGGAGGCCGAGGTGCTGGCGCTGGTCGAGCACTATCAGGTGGACCTGGTGGTGCTGGCCCGCTACATGCAGGTGCTCTCGCAGGACCTATGCGAGAAGCTGGCCGGGCGGGCGATCAACATCCATCACTCGTTCCTGCCGTCGTTCAAGGGCGCCAAGCCTTACCACCAGGCCTACGACCGCGGCGTCAAGCTGATCGGCGCCACCGCCCACTACGTGACCTCCGACCTGGACGAGGGGCCGATCATCGAGCAGGAAGTGGCCAGGGTCAACCACAGCCACTCGCCCGAGGACCTGGTGGCGATCGGGCGGGACGTGGAGTGCGTGACCCTGGCCAGGGCGGTCAAGTGGCACGCCGAGCAGCGGGTGCTGCTGGACGGCCACAAGACCATCGTCTTCCCGCGCTAGCCCCTCTCCGCCCACAGGTCCGGCAGGTACTCGCATCCGTGCCGTTCGAAGAGCTCCCGCAGCCGTTCCCCCGAGCGGTCCGGCACCGAGTGGACCTCCTCGATCAGCCGCACCGTCCCCGGCGACATCACCACCAGGTATCGGGCCGGCGAGCGCGACGGGTTCCAGAACGTGTGAGGCACCCCCGCGGGCCCCACCACCGCCGCTCCCGCTTCGGCCTCCACCTCGTCGTCGCCCAGCCGGAACCTCAGTGTGCCCTCCAGCACGTACCAGATCTCGTCATCGCGTAAATGCCGGTGCGGCGGGGCGATGTATCCGGGGGTCGAGCCGGGGTCGCTCCACTCCGCGACCAGGAACGACCCCTCCATCCGCCCGGCCGTCCGCCCGAGCAACGCCTCCGCTTTGAGCAGGCTCATGGCCGGTACGTTCCGAACCACCAGGAATTGCCCTGCGGGTCCGTGCAGCCGTACTCGCGCGACCCGTACGGCTGGTCGACCAGCTCCATGGTGATCGCGGCCCCCGCCGCCTTGGCACGGTCATGGTGGGCGTCGACGTCGGTGACCGCGACGTAGATGCCGGGCCCGCCGGGCCGCCCTTCGCCGATCATGATCAGGTCGTTGCCGACGAGCAACTCGGCGTGGTTGACCTTGCCTTCGTCGTTCTTGGACGCCTCGTGCACCCGGAACCCGAACGCGCTGGTCAGGAAGTCGATCGCGGCCTGGCAGTCCTCGTAACGGGCTAGTGCGTAAACGGTTCGCTCCATGACGCTCAGGATGCCCGGCCGGCGCCCTCCGGTCTTGGATAAATCTGACCCGGCGTCGTGTCCCCTAGCACCCGGAACTCCCGGTTCATGTGCGCCTGGTCGTAGAAGCCGCACTCCGCCGCCACCTGCGCGATAGGGGTGCCGGAGCGCAGCAGGCGCATGGCCCGCCCGAACCTGATCACCCGGGCTGCCGTCTTCGGCGGCAGCCCGATCTGGTCCTGGAAACGCGCCACGAGGTGCCGGTGGCTCCAGCCGAGCGACTCCGCCAGCGAAGCGGCGCTCAGCCGGCCGCCCGATGCCAGCAGCCGCGCCCACGCCCACGGCACCTCGGGTCCCAGCGGGGGCTCCTCATGGATGCGGGCCGTGAGCAGCCGGTCGGCCAGCGCCAGCCGCTCCCGCCACGACGGCGTCCCGGCCAGCCGGCCCACCACCATGTCCGCCCACGGCCCCAGCAGGTCCCCGACCG includes:
- a CDS encoding helix-turn-helix domain-containing protein — protein: MSTLGPAMVEAAPSAALRPYVTRLCAYREHYGSPVTRSEAAMPGAVLILAFGAPMEVGGERFTAFTGGLGDRFTVTRVSGPCEGVEVVLTPFGARRLYGLPLRHLTNLTVPVGDLLGPWADMVVGRLAGTPSWRERLALADRLLTARIHEEPPLGPEVPWAWARLLASGGRLSAASLAESLGWSHRHLVARFQDQIGLPPKTAARVIRFGRAMRLLRSGTPIAQVAAECGFYDQAHMNREFRVLGDTTPGQIYPRPEGAGRAS
- a CDS encoding VOC family protein produces the protein MERTVYALARYEDCQAAIDFLTSAFGFRVHEASKNDEGKVNHAELLVGNDLIMIGEGRPGGPGIYVAVTDVDAHHDRAKAAGAAITMELVDQPYGSREYGCTDPQGNSWWFGTYRP
- a CDS encoding cupin domain-containing protein — encoded protein: MSLLKAEALLGRTAGRMEGSFLVAEWSDPGSTPGYIAPPHRHLRDDEIWYVLEGTLRFRLGDDEVEAEAGAAVVGPAGVPHTFWNPSRSPARYLVVMSPGTVRLIEEVHSVPDRSGERLRELFERHGCEYLPDLWAERG
- the purU gene encoding formyltetrahydrofolate deformylase, giving the protein MSARVNEVTSPAEYILTLSCPDRPGVVAAVSGLLARHGCNIIESQQFGDRVAQRFFMRVQFAGPLGEDELNADFAALAPDFAMEFTVRGVARKPRVLIMVSKFDHCLNDLLYRVKAKTLDIDIVAVVSNHPDLRPLTQSYGIDYHHLPIAAGTKLKQEAEVLALVEHYQVDLVVLARYMQVLSQDLCEKLAGRAINIHHSFLPSFKGAKPYHQAYDRGVKLIGATAHYVTSDLDEGPIIEQEVARVNHSHSPEDLVAIGRDVECVTLARAVKWHAEQRVLLDGHKTIVFPR